From the Robbsia betulipollinis genome, the window GCCTCCCCGCGCGAAGGGAATGAACCGGACGCGGCCACGCCGTCCAGCGTCTGCCCCGAAGGCGTCGATCGCCTGGGCTGCCCCAGCGTACTGGTCGATCCGGCTCGCACCGCGCCCTGAGTGCCTCGTCCGCAACGCTATCCCGAGCGCGAGCGTTGCATCCCAAGGCGCGTGCCGTCGTGCGGTGGCACAATCCCTTTAATCTCATCCCGACCCGCGCCCCACCCCATGATCCGCCTGCTTGCCACATTGATCCTTGCGACGGCTGCGCACACCGCCGTCGCGGCGCAAGCCCATTTCAGATCCGGCTACGCAGCCTGTCTGACGGAAAAACTGTTCGACCAGTTCGTCACCGCCGCCGCGCAAAACGACCGGGACGCGATCGCCTATCTGGGACAGAACGGCTGCATCCTGACCGATCATCTGGCGGCCTACGACGCCGCGTTGACCGGGCATCCCAAAAAGGGCGTGATCCAGGCGCGGGTGTATCTCCCGAAAGGATCGATGGAAGTGTATGCCCCCGTCGAGGCACTGACCGTCGGCCAGTGACGGGTGGAAGCGGGGGCATTCCAGGCTCCCGACCGCAAGCCAACCCACGGCATCGATTTTCGGGAAAACGCGATGGTCGAACATTTCGCATGCAACGCGGCCGGGCGCGACTTCGCCGTGGGAGACGTTCACGGCTGCTTTCGCCTGCTTGAGCGTGAACTGGAAAAGGCCGGCTTCGACCCGCATCGCGACCGGCTTTTCAGCGTCGGCGATCTCATCGACCGCGGGCCCCGATCCGAAGCGGCGCTGAACTGGCTCGACCTGCCCTGGTTCCATGCGGTGCGCGGCAACCATGAACAGATGGCGATCGACGTCGCCGCGGGCCGGTACGATGCGGATAACTATCGGATCAATGGGGGAACATGGTTCCTGCGTCTGTCGCCGGCGCGCCGGAGCGCGATCGTGGGCCGCCTGGCGCGGTTGCCGATCGCGATCGAAGTCGCGACGCGGCACGGCACCGTCGGTTTCGTCCATGCCGACATCGCCGGGCGGACATGGGCGGCATTCCGCGACAGCCTGCGGGATACGCAGTCGGACGACGGGCTGCGTGCCGTCGCCAGGACGGCCCTGTGGTCCCGTACGCGTATCGCGGCCGGGGACACGGCCGGGGTGCCGGACCTGCACCGTCTGGTGGTCGGCCACACGCCGGTGCTGGACGGCGTGAAGACGCTGGGCAATGTCGTGTTCATCGATACGGGCGCCGTGTTCCCCGGCGGACGACTGAGTCTGGTCGAACTGGACGCGCTGTGACCGCCCGCGGCCATCTTCGCATCCCATCCGGCCGCGCCGCATTGGCGGTGGACGTCGTCGGCGTCGGCCATCCCGTCGTTTTCCTGCATGCCGGCGTCGCGGATCGTCGCATGTGGCATGCGCAGCTGACTGCCGTCGGCGCCCGCCACCGGACCATTGCCTACGACCGGCGCGGCTTTGGCGATACCCGCGCGAGGCAGGAAGATTTCTCCGCCGTCGCGGATCTGATGGCGGTGATCGACGCCACGACGAACGGTATGCCGACGGTTCTCGTCGGATGCTCGGAAGGGGGACGTATCGCGCTGGACGCAGCACTGCTGCACCCAGCCGCCATTCGTGGCCTGGTACTGGTTTCGCCCAGCGTGAGCGGCGCGCCCCTGCCCGACTATCCGCCCGCGATCGGACATCTTATGGCGCGACTTGCCCACGCGCGAGACACCGGCGCGTTGGACGACATCATCGCACTCCGGACACGCCTCTTTCTGGATGGCCCCCTGGCATCCGAACCCCGCGTGCTGGGTAAACCACGCGCGCTGTTCGCTGAAATGAATACAGCCGCTCACCGGTTGGGGCCGACCGGATCGAACCTCGATGTCGCGGCCGCCTTCGACCGGCTGAGCGAGCTCGCGATGCCGGTGCATGTCATGTGGGGCGACCTCGATTTACCCAACGTGCAGGCGCGAAGCCGGTACGTCGCCGCGGCCGTAGCGCATGGCTCGCACGCGACGCTGACCGGTGCCGCCCACCTGCCCAGCCTGGAACGGCCCGCGGATATCACGCAACGGCTCCTGGAATTCATCGCTGCACTGCGCTGAGCCGCTCGGTCAGGAATCCGACTGGAGGAAATGATTGACGATGAGCCGGTCCATCACCGGAAGATCCACCGGCTTGCCGAAATGCGCGTGGAAGCCTGCCGCTTTCGACGCCGCGCGGGCGCGGGCGTCGGCATAGCCACTGATGGCGATCAAAAGGGTTTCCACGAGCGTATCGTTGCGGCTCAACCGCTTGGCCAGCTCGTAGCCGCTGATGTCCGGCAGGCCGATATCGCTCAGCACAACGTCCGGGTGCCAGCGGTCCATCGCGGCCAGCGCATCCTTGGCATTGTGGGCGAGGCGCACGCGCTGGCCCAGGGACTGGTAATACATCGCCAGCGCCTCCGCGGTATCGACGTTGTCGTCGATCACCAGGATCTCGAGCGGCGGCGAAAGCGATGCCCAGCCTTCGTCGCGAACCGGCACGCGCTGCGGCGCCTCGGGCGTCGCGCGCGCGAGCGTCAGCGTGAACTCACTGCCCTGCTCCGGCCCCCGGCTATAGGCGGTGAGCGTCCCCCCATGCCACTCCGCGATACGCCGGCCGAGCGCAAGGCCCAGCCCGATTCCGCCTTTCGCGCGATCCAGCGGCTGCCGGGATTGCCCGAAGACCTGGAATATCTCATCGATATCGTGGGACGCGATTCCCGCGCCATTGTCCGATATCCGAATGTTCACCCAATCCCCCGCGACATCCACCCGCGCGTGGATCCTGCCGCGAGCGGGCGTATACCGCGCCGCGTTCTTCAGCAGGTCGACCAGCACCACCACCAGTTGCGCCGGGTCCGCCATCACCCACTCCGCCGTATCGGCCGGGTAATAGATATGCTGCTGCTCGCGTATCGCCGACTCGCTCATCTCGTACGCGCTCTGCAACAAGGCCGCCACCGACACCGGCTGAAGTTTCAGATCGACCGCGCCACTCGCCACGAGCGAGGCGGACAGAAGGTGCTGGATCACCTCTCCCATGTGCGTGGCATGCCGGAGAATGGTCTGCCTCGACCATTGCTGTTGATCGGCTGTCGCCGTCTGCGCATTCAGCACCTGGGCCGCCGTAAGAATCGGAGCAAGCGGCGCGCGGAGTTCATGCGCCAGCATCGCCAGGAACCGGTCGCGATTTTCCTGGACCTGGTCGATCTGGGATTTCTGCTGTAGGTTTTCCTGATTCAAACGACGGGATTCGAGCAATTCCGTTACCTGACCGGCGATCAGTTCGAGCGCCGAGATGCCGTTTTCGTCGATCCTGCGTGGCGTCTGGTCGGTGACGGACAAGGCGCCCAGAGCCACCCCATCCGTGCCCCTGAGGACGATACCGGCGTAGAAGACCACACGTCGTTCGTCGATGACCTCCCGGCACTGGCTGAACGCCGCATCCTCGCGCGCATCGGCCAGGACCAGCCGGGTTCCACGCCGCAGGGTCTCGTCGCACAGCGATTTCGCGCGCGGCGTCTCGCCGCGCGGCCTTCCCCACGCGGCCTTGCACCAGACGCGGTGATCGTCGATGAAATCGATCGACGCAACCGACGCATTCATCACGTGCGCCGCCAGCTCGACCAATCGGTCGAACGAGGCCTCGGCCGGGCTGTCGAGAATGCCAAGCGCCGTTAAACGACTCATTCGATCGGCGTCTGCGGAATCATTCTTCATGGGGGGCTCGTCTGGGGGTGAACCCGTACAAGCAAATTTCGCTCCAGGCGTGGTATTCCGTACAGACCGACACATTCCCCGTACCATCCGGACCGACAAATGCCGCAAAATGCCCCATCCGTGTCGGGTCGTCGTCGAAACGCACGATTCCACTCAAGTAGCGCAACCGGAATTCCGATATACGCAAGGGGAATTGCTATACCACGACATTTTTGAACCTGACCCTCTTATGAACCAGTCGAACATCATCGAAATTCAGGATGTGGATCAACCAGCCGAGCGGGCGAACCGCTGCGGCGGTTGCCAAACCACCGAACGCGCGCCGATCGAAATGGCTTTCGCGTTTCAACCCATCGTCGATCTGACATCGGGCGATGCCTATGCGCATGAAGCCCTCGTGCGCGGACCGAACGGCGAATCGGCGGCATCGGTCCTGTCGCAGGTGGACGAATCGAACCGCTACCGCTTCGACCAGCGGTGCCGCACCACCGCCATCATGCAGGCCGCCGAAATGGGAATGGCGGGTTTCCTGTCGATCAACTTCATGCCGAATGCGGTCTACCAACCCGCCGCATGCATCCGCAGCACCTTCGAGGCCGCGCAAAAATACGGCTTTCCGGTGAACCGGATTATTTTCGAGACGACCGAGGGCGAGAACATCATCAGCCGCGAGCACCTTGTCCATATTTTCCGCTCGTACAAATCGTTCGGCTTCCAGACCGCGATCGACGACTTCGGCGCGGGCTATTCGGGCCTCACCCTGCTCACGGACTTCCAGCCGGACCTGATCAAACTCGACATGGCGTTGTTGCGCGGCATCGATACGGACAATGTACGGCAACGCATCGTCACCGGCGTGCTGGACATCTGCAACGGTCTGGGCGTTCGCGTGATCGCGGAGGGCATCGAGACGCCGGGCGAGCGCGACTTTCTCGCGGGGGTCGGCGTGACGCTGATGCAGGGCTACCTGTTCGCGAAGCCGGCATTCAAGGGGATGCCGGCGATCGCCAATGCGGGATGACGCGGCGCCCGAAAGTGATCGGCCGGCTCCATGGCCATGCGGTCGGCCGATCCCCTTCGCGATATTTTCGTCGTATTATTCGTTACCCTCCATTACCACCTCGGAATTTTGGTAGCGGAGCAGTATATGATCGCGATTTTGACCAGGAAAGCCAGAAATGAAGCGTTCGTTTTTGGGCGCGCTGCTCGTGATGGGGAGCGCGGCCTTGACACTCTCCGGATGCGGCGGGGACACTTTCGAACAAATCGAGAAGGCGCCGCCGACCTTTCAGCGCGACAGTGCAAAGTCCCGCGCGCAAGTGGCCGCCTGCCTTTCCTACAATCTTTCGAGATTCGGCAGCGATCTGGGCAACTTCCCCGACATCGATTTCGGCGTCACCCGGTTGACACTGGGTGGCGATGACGGTTCCCACTATCAGAACTATTATCGGATAGACATAATCGAGGAAGGACGCGGATCGCGCGTGACGGTGCGCCGTTCCAAAGTGCAGGACAATGCCCTGAGGGTGGGCGAACTGGCAGATATCGTCGCCCATTGCGCGGATTAAAAAGGCGGCATGAGGAGCCGGCACCAAAAAAACGACCGGTTCGGCTGCTTCATATCCGGCGCCTGATCAAGGCGATCAGCATGTCCGCCGCGATGCCTGAATACTTCTGACTACGCATTTTCTCGGCGATCGCCCAGTCGAATATCGCGCCGCCCACGGCGTGGAACACTGCCAGGTCGCGCGACGTCAACCGATTCTCGTTGGCCGAGACCCACTCCGCCAGGCTGCTCGTCGCTTCGTCGAGAGGCATCGCCCCCGTGACGTATTGCTCGGCAAATCGCTGCAGCACCTCGTCTGGCGTCATGATCGGCCCCTTGTGGATGGGTATAGCGTAAAACATCCATGACGCCATGAAAGGCTTTTCTTTTATTTTTTTCCCCCGCCTCTGACACACTGTGCATCCTTGGGTCAACGGTGGCCATCCGGACCGGATCGCCACCGCGCTCGACAATGTATCGAATGACCATGAAATCCTTTCCAGACAATTACGACGACAATCGCGTCCACCGCGGTGGACCGCGAACAAGCACCGTTTCGCAGCGGCGCATCGTCGCTGCCGCGGTAGCGGGCAATCTGCTCGAATTCTACGATTTCACTGTCTATAGCTTCTTCGCGCTGACGATCGCCAAGCTGTTTTTCCCCGCGACGGACCCCGTGGTGTCGACGCTGCTTGCGCTATCGGCCTTTGCGATCGGCTTCGTGGCGCGCCCGGTCGGCGGATTCGTGCTGGGTCATTACGCGGACCGCCGGGGGCGCCGCGCCGCGCTGACGCTGACGATCGCGCTGATGGCGCTGGGTTCCGCCATCATTGGCCTGACGCCCACGTATGCCACCATCGGTCTTGCCGCGCCGGTCATCATCATCGGCGCGCGGTTGCTGCAAGGCTTCGCGCAGGGCGGCGAATTCGGTGCGGCGACCGCGACGCTGCTGGAGACGGGCGCGGCCGGCAGTCGCGGCTTCCGGGCGAGCTGGCAATTGGCCAGCCAGGGCGCCGCCGCGCTGATGGGGTCCGGTCTGGCCGCGATCCTCACCTACCGGTTGAGCAGCGAGGCATTGCTGGACTGGGGCTGGCGCGTCCCTTTTCTGATAGGCACGCTGATCATGCCGGTCGGCATCTACCTGCGCCGGCACCTCGCCGAGGAACCGGCAAGGGAAGCCTCGGGTGCGCGTTCAACGCTCGAACCCGCGCTGGTGAAGAAATGGTTCCTGACGGTATTCGCGATCATGGGGATGACGGTCGCGACCTACGTGATGATGTATTACATCCCCACCTATGCGATTCAGTATCTGCACCTGCCCCG encodes:
- a CDS encoding metallophosphoesterase codes for the protein MVEHFACNAAGRDFAVGDVHGCFRLLERELEKAGFDPHRDRLFSVGDLIDRGPRSEAALNWLDLPWFHAVRGNHEQMAIDVAAGRYDADNYRINGGTWFLRLSPARRSAIVGRLARLPIAIEVATRHGTVGFVHADIAGRTWAAFRDSLRDTQSDDGLRAVARTALWSRTRIAAGDTAGVPDLHRLVVGHTPVLDGVKTLGNVVFIDTGAVFPGGRLSLVELDAL
- a CDS encoding alpha/beta fold hydrolase — protein: MTARGHLRIPSGRAALAVDVVGVGHPVVFLHAGVADRRMWHAQLTAVGARHRTIAYDRRGFGDTRARQEDFSAVADLMAVIDATTNGMPTVLVGCSEGGRIALDAALLHPAAIRGLVLVSPSVSGAPLPDYPPAIGHLMARLAHARDTGALDDIIALRTRLFLDGPLASEPRVLGKPRALFAEMNTAAHRLGPTGSNLDVAAAFDRLSELAMPVHVMWGDLDLPNVQARSRYVAAAVAHGSHATLTGAAHLPSLERPADITQRLLEFIAALR
- a CDS encoding hybrid sensor histidine kinase/response regulator, encoding MSRLTALGILDSPAEASFDRLVELAAHVMNASVASIDFIDDHRVWCKAAWGRPRGETPRAKSLCDETLRRGTRLVLADAREDAAFSQCREVIDERRVVFYAGIVLRGTDGVALGALSVTDQTPRRIDENGISALELIAGQVTELLESRRLNQENLQQKSQIDQVQENRDRFLAMLAHELRAPLAPILTAAQVLNAQTATADQQQWSRQTILRHATHMGEVIQHLLSASLVASGAVDLKLQPVSVAALLQSAYEMSESAIREQQHIYYPADTAEWVMADPAQLVVVLVDLLKNAARYTPARGRIHARVDVAGDWVNIRISDNGAGIASHDIDEIFQVFGQSRQPLDRAKGGIGLGLALGRRIAEWHGGTLTAYSRGPEQGSEFTLTLARATPEAPQRVPVRDEGWASLSPPLEILVIDDNVDTAEALAMYYQSLGQRVRLAHNAKDALAAMDRWHPDVVLSDIGLPDISGYELAKRLSRNDTLVETLLIAISGYADARARAASKAAGFHAHFGKPVDLPVMDRLIVNHFLQSDS
- a CDS encoding EAL domain-containing protein; this encodes MIEIQDVDQPAERANRCGGCQTTERAPIEMAFAFQPIVDLTSGDAYAHEALVRGPNGESAASVLSQVDESNRYRFDQRCRTTAIMQAAEMGMAGFLSINFMPNAVYQPAACIRSTFEAAQKYGFPVNRIIFETTEGENIISREHLVHIFRSYKSFGFQTAIDDFGAGYSGLTLLTDFQPDLIKLDMALLRGIDTDNVRQRIVTGVLDICNGLGVRVIAEGIETPGERDFLAGVGVTLMQGYLFAKPAFKGMPAIANAG
- a CDS encoding MFS transporter; the encoded protein is MKSFPDNYDDNRVHRGGPRTSTVSQRRIVAAAVAGNLLEFYDFTVYSFFALTIAKLFFPATDPVVSTLLALSAFAIGFVARPVGGFVLGHYADRRGRRAALTLTIALMALGSAIIGLTPTYATIGLAAPVIIIGARLLQGFAQGGEFGAATATLLETGAAGSRGFRASWQLASQGAAALMGSGLAAILTYRLSSEALLDWGWRVPFLIGTLIMPVGIYLRRHLAEEPAREASGARSTLEPALVKKWFLTVFAIMGMTVATYVMMYYIPTYAIQYLHLPRKTTVLVATAAPLISLLMCPLWGALSDRMKARKPLTIFGRTALIVLLYPSFWLMNHFPSAGVVTALIVLLMFFYTMGSAPAYALMPENFPKHVRAGYLASAYAVAVSLFGGTAQLVVAWLIRVTGNTMAPAWYMIVCVMVSLVAVSMLEETGRRSLD